One window from the genome of Candidatus Didemnitutus sp. encodes:
- a CDS encoding nuclear transport factor 2 family protein — translation MTTVEIAQKLVAHCRQAKWEAAQRELYADDAISIEPSKTPAFEKETRGLAAIIQKGRQFDAMIETLHALSVSEPVVATNSFACTMSMDVTMKGQGRMQMAELCVYDVKDGKVVSEQFHY, via the coding sequence ATGACCACTGTCGAAATCGCCCAGAAACTCGTCGCCCACTGCCGCCAGGCCAAGTGGGAGGCCGCCCAACGCGAACTCTATGCCGACGACGCGATCAGCATCGAACCGAGCAAGACGCCGGCCTTTGAAAAGGAGACGCGCGGTCTCGCCGCCATCATTCAGAAAGGCCGCCAGTTCGATGCCATGATCGAGACCCTGCACGCGCTCAGCGTGTCGGAGCCGGTCGTCGCGACGAACTCGTTTGCCTGCACGATGAGCATGGACGTGACGATGAAGGGGCAGGGCCGGATGCAGATGGCCGAGCTTTGCGTCTACGACGTGAAGGACGGCAAGGTCGTCTCCGAGCAGTTCCACTACTGA
- a CDS encoding group III truncated hemoglobin translates to MDAPASSLFARLGGRPHLLQLLRHFYADVRQHREIGPIFLAQIDDWPAHLEKIADFWSNVTGGPVRYGGGMPRKHFPLGLEARHFEVWLDLWRRNCRAQLPAVEAEEMIRAAEEIGQRLRDMIAQHAAVRPSPES, encoded by the coding sequence ATGGACGCACCGGCCTCTTCCCTGTTTGCCCGCCTCGGCGGCCGCCCGCACCTGCTGCAGTTGCTGCGGCACTTCTACGCCGACGTCCGCCAGCACCGGGAAATCGGCCCGATCTTTCTCGCCCAAATCGACGACTGGCCGGCCCACCTCGAGAAGATCGCCGACTTCTGGTCGAACGTCACCGGCGGTCCGGTGCGTTATGGCGGCGGGATGCCGCGAAAACACTTCCCGCTCGGACTCGAGGCGCGGCATTTCGAGGTTTGGCTCGACCTCTGGCGGCGCAACTGCCGCGCGCAGCTTCCCGCGGTGGAAGCCGAGGAGATGATCCGCGCCGCAGAGGAGATCGGCCAGCGCCTGCGCGACATGATCGCCCAGCACGCCGCCGTGCGGCCGTCGCCCGAGTCCTGA
- a CDS encoding DUF302 domain-containing protein, producing MSNALLITRTSPQTVETACARLQEVSAAHKFGVQAYHNLREKMESKGVPFPRECRVVEICNPKHAAVVLGHDIEISTALPCRISVYEENGRTVLATIKPSAMLGMFNAPGAAATAQEVEDTLVRIMDETCRA from the coding sequence ATGTCCAACGCCCTGCTCATCACCCGCACCAGCCCGCAGACCGTCGAAACCGCCTGCGCCCGCCTCCAGGAAGTTTCTGCCGCGCACAAGTTCGGCGTGCAGGCTTATCACAACCTCCGCGAGAAGATGGAGAGCAAGGGAGTGCCGTTCCCCCGCGAATGCCGCGTCGTCGAGATCTGCAACCCGAAGCACGCAGCCGTCGTGCTCGGTCACGACATCGAGATTTCCACCGCGTTGCCGTGCCGTATCTCCGTCTACGAGGAAAACGGCCGCACGGTGCTCGCGACGATCAAGCCCTCTGCCATGCTCGGCATGTTCAACGCCCCGGGCGCGGCTGCGACGGCGCAGGAAGTCGAGGACACGCTCGTCCGCATCATGGACGAGACCTGCCGCGCCTGA
- a CDS encoding M20/M25/M40 family metallo-hydrolase, giving the protein MMRRLFLSAAVAMAGSFGWARADDAADFAALKIEIAKNHDRAIARLQEWIAHPAIAAENRGYPDGAERMAAMLRDVGFQHTEVIPTDGKPGVFATLDAGAPRTVGIYFMYDVKQFDPQEWSSPPLEGRIVEKQGYGKVMIGRGATNQKGPESAFLAAIESFRAAGKKLPVNLVLVAEGEEEIGSPHIAQIVHQPHVQAALAKCTGVWMPFPAQSLDGSVTVNLGAKGVIEVELTSSGAAWGRGPTRDVHSSFKSLVDSPAWHLVQALNTLVAADGNTVAIDGWFENVRPLNEEEKGILANAVKGPTRERQMKVASASSKWIADRPFAAAMEHYVSQPTVNIEGIYGGYTGPGGKTLLPTKASAKLDFRLVPNQTADEAVRKLKAHLAKRGFGDIEVNYTGGYSPTATPSSAPLIQAQLAVLKRNGVEAILWPRLAGSYPGYIFTDAPLNLAAGHFGLGHGGGAHAPDEYLVIESANPQVQGYDGMTLSFAEYLYELAK; this is encoded by the coding sequence ATGATGCGACGTCTCTTCTTGTCGGCCGCCGTTGCCATGGCGGGTTCGTTTGGATGGGCGCGGGCGGATGACGCGGCGGATTTCGCCGCACTGAAAATCGAGATCGCGAAGAACCACGACCGCGCCATCGCGCGATTGCAGGAGTGGATCGCGCATCCCGCGATCGCGGCGGAGAACCGCGGATATCCGGACGGCGCGGAGCGCATGGCGGCCATGCTGCGCGACGTGGGCTTTCAGCACACCGAAGTAATCCCGACCGACGGCAAACCCGGCGTCTTCGCCACGCTCGATGCCGGAGCGCCCCGGACGGTCGGCATCTATTTCATGTATGATGTGAAGCAGTTCGACCCGCAGGAGTGGTCCTCGCCGCCACTCGAGGGCCGCATCGTCGAGAAGCAGGGCTACGGCAAAGTCATGATCGGGCGCGGCGCCACGAACCAGAAAGGCCCGGAGTCGGCATTCCTCGCAGCCATCGAGTCGTTTCGCGCCGCCGGCAAGAAGCTGCCGGTGAACCTCGTTCTCGTCGCGGAAGGCGAGGAGGAGATCGGCTCGCCGCACATCGCGCAAATCGTCCACCAGCCCCACGTGCAAGCCGCGCTCGCGAAGTGCACCGGCGTGTGGATGCCCTTTCCCGCGCAGAGCCTCGACGGCTCGGTCACGGTGAATCTCGGCGCCAAGGGCGTGATCGAAGTCGAACTCACCTCCAGCGGCGCCGCCTGGGGGCGCGGCCCGACGCGCGACGTCCACTCGTCCTTCAAATCGCTCGTCGACAGCCCAGCGTGGCATCTCGTGCAGGCGTTGAACACGCTCGTGGCCGCCGACGGCAACACCGTGGCGATCGACGGCTGGTTCGAGAATGTCCGCCCGCTCAATGAGGAGGAAAAGGGCATTCTTGCGAACGCCGTGAAAGGCCCGACGCGCGAGCGTCAGATGAAGGTCGCGTCGGCCAGCAGCAAGTGGATCGCGGATCGGCCGTTCGCCGCGGCGATGGAACACTACGTTTCGCAGCCGACGGTCAACATCGAGGGCATCTACGGCGGCTACACCGGCCCCGGCGGCAAGACGCTGCTGCCCACGAAGGCGTCCGCGAAACTGGATTTCCGCCTCGTGCCGAATCAGACCGCCGACGAAGCCGTGCGAAAGCTCAAGGCGCACCTCGCGAAACGCGGCTTCGGCGACATCGAAGTGAACTACACCGGCGGCTACAGCCCGACGGCCACGCCCTCGAGCGCGCCGTTGATTCAAGCGCAGCTCGCCGTCCTGAAGCGCAACGGCGTCGAGGCGATTCTCTGGCCGCGCCTCGCGGGGTCCTATCCCGGCTACATTTTCACCGACGCCCCGCTGAATCTCGCCGCCGGCCACTTCGGTCTCGGCCACGGCGGCGGTGCGCATGCGCCGGACGAGTATCTCGTGATCGAGTCGGCGAATCCGCAGGTCCAGGGATACGACGGCATGACGCTCTCCTTCGCCGAGTATCTCTACGAACTGGCGAAGTAA
- a CDS encoding class I SAM-dependent methyltransferase has product MEQSTNPNQALWEKGDFTAIAATMRDSGEALVRSLDLGAPLRALDLGCGDGTTAVPLARLGAEVHGIDIARNLVAAGNRRATTEGLTRLTFRHGDACRLDDVASGTFDLTLSVFGAMFAPKPNDVAREMVRVTKPGGRIVMGNWIPNDPTSFVSQLLRISAAFTPPPPADFVSPMLWGVESHVTERFAQAGVPVQSVTFARDTFFFRSANLTPEGFIDVFRRFYGPTMNAFAAAEKNGRADELQRELVAEAKKHNRPGKGGVEIPATFMRVTVRV; this is encoded by the coding sequence ATGGAACAATCCACGAATCCTAACCAGGCGCTCTGGGAAAAGGGCGACTTCACCGCCATCGCTGCGACGATGCGCGACTCCGGCGAGGCCTTGGTGCGCTCGCTCGACCTTGGCGCTCCGTTGCGGGCGCTCGACCTGGGCTGCGGCGACGGCACGACCGCCGTCCCGCTCGCCCGGCTCGGCGCTGAGGTGCATGGCATCGACATCGCGCGCAATCTGGTCGCCGCGGGCAACCGCCGCGCAACGACCGAAGGACTCACGCGGCTCACGTTCCGCCACGGCGACGCCTGCCGCCTCGACGACGTGGCGAGCGGCACCTTCGACCTGACGCTGAGCGTGTTCGGAGCGATGTTCGCGCCGAAGCCGAACGATGTGGCGCGGGAGATGGTGCGCGTGACCAAGCCCGGTGGGCGGATCGTGATGGGAAATTGGATTCCGAACGACCCCACGTCCTTCGTATCGCAGCTGCTGCGGATCAGCGCGGCGTTCACTCCGCCGCCGCCCGCGGACTTCGTCAGTCCGATGCTGTGGGGCGTCGAATCGCACGTGACGGAACGGTTCGCGCAGGCCGGCGTGCCGGTGCAGAGCGTGACTTTCGCGCGCGACACATTCTTCTTTCGTTCCGCAAACCTGACGCCCGAGGGCTTCATCGACGTGTTCCGCCGGTTCTACGGCCCGACCATGAATGCCTTTGCTGCGGCGGAGAAAAACGGTCGCGCCGACGAGTTGCAGCGCGAACTCGTGGCCGAGGCGAAGAAGCACAATCGCCCCGGCAAGGGCGGCGTGGAAATCCCCGCGACGTTCATGCGGGTGACCGTGCGGGTCTAA
- a CDS encoding pseudouridine-5'-phosphate glycosidase, with the protein MMLPLQFSAEVEAARVERRPLVALESTIITHGMPYPQNVATARRVEAEVRAAGAVPATIAVIDGRIHIGLSDAELEQLGRARDVMKLSRADLAVCVATGRTGATTVAATMICARLAGISVFATGGIGGVHRGAELSFDVSADLRELAETPVSVVSAGAKAILDLPKTLEVLETLGVPVIAVGQDEFPAFWSRSSGLRAPLRLDRATQIAAAHIQRARLGLPGGQLVANPIPAAAEIPRAVITPFIERALAEAAERRIAAKAVTPFLLQRLFELTDGRSLEANIALVLNNARFGAEIARAISAASATS; encoded by the coding sequence ATGATGCTGCCGCTGCAATTTTCCGCCGAAGTCGAAGCCGCCCGCGTGGAGCGCCGTCCGCTGGTCGCGCTCGAATCGACGATCATCACGCACGGCATGCCCTACCCGCAGAACGTCGCCACTGCACGCCGCGTCGAGGCCGAGGTGCGCGCTGCCGGCGCCGTGCCCGCCACGATCGCCGTCATCGACGGCCGCATTCACATCGGCCTGAGCGACGCGGAACTCGAGCAACTCGGTCGCGCCCGCGACGTGATGAAGCTCTCTCGCGCCGACCTCGCCGTGTGCGTCGCCACCGGCCGCACCGGCGCGACAACGGTTGCGGCGACGATGATTTGCGCGCGGCTCGCCGGCATTTCCGTGTTCGCCACCGGTGGCATCGGCGGCGTCCATCGCGGCGCCGAGTTGTCGTTCGACGTTTCCGCCGATCTCCGCGAACTCGCGGAAACGCCCGTCTCCGTAGTGTCTGCCGGTGCCAAGGCGATCCTCGATCTGCCCAAGACACTCGAGGTGCTCGAGACGCTCGGCGTGCCCGTCATCGCGGTCGGCCAGGACGAGTTTCCCGCTTTCTGGTCGCGCTCCTCCGGGCTGCGCGCGCCGCTGCGTCTCGACCGCGCGACCCAGATCGCCGCCGCGCACATCCAGCGCGCGCGTCTCGGATTGCCGGGCGGGCAATTGGTGGCGAATCCGATTCCGGCGGCCGCGGAGATTCCGCGCGCTGTCATCACGCCGTTCATCGAGCGCGCGCTCGCCGAGGCGGCCGAACGCCGCATCGCGGCGAAGGCCGTGACGCCCTTCCTATTGCAGCGTCTCTTCGAGCTGACCGACGGACGCTCGCTCGAGGCGAACATCGCACTGGTCCTGAACAACGCGCGCTTCGGGGCGGAGATCGCGCGCGCAATCTCCGCCGCCAGCGCGACGAGTTAG